The following proteins are co-located in the Barnesiella propionica genome:
- the dnaB gene encoding replicative DNA helicase, with translation MEQKRNYRQQNKSYVPKTSEMGRLQPQDRELEEAVLGALMLEKDAYTIVCDILKPQCFYEPTHQLIYQAIVDLASRQRPIDMLTVTEQLRLNGTLDEVGGAIVISELTGRVTSAAHIEYHARIIAQKFLARELISFSSEIQSKAFDETIDVDDLMQEAEGKLFEISQRNLKKDVTQIDPVINEAIELIQIAANRKDGLSGLETGFHDLDRMTSGWQNSDLIIIAARPAMGKTAFVLSMAKNMAVSYNTPIAVFSLEMSNVQLVNRLIINTCEIPGEKIKSGQLDTGEWEQLMTRIKYLFDAPIYIDDTPSLSVFELRTKARRLVREHHIKMIIIDYLQLMNASGMSFGSREQEVSTISRSLKQLAKELNIPIIALSQLNRSVESRGEGKRPQLADLRESGAIEQDADMVCFIHRPEYYTKSSEDGNGMDIRGLAEIIIAKHRSGATGDVKLKFRSELARFQNWDEDRQLYSSFESKMNTEEVGNGSQSNPFLGKTEDFLNNNNTKDVPF, from the coding sequence ATGGAACAGAAACGAAATTACCGGCAACAAAATAAAAGCTATGTACCCAAGACTTCGGAAATGGGCCGGTTGCAGCCGCAGGACCGGGAACTGGAAGAAGCCGTACTTGGGGCGCTTATGCTCGAAAAAGACGCATATACGATTGTCTGTGATATTCTGAAGCCTCAGTGTTTTTACGAACCTACTCATCAACTGATATATCAGGCTATTGTGGATCTGGCATCCAGACAAAGACCTATAGATATGCTTACTGTGACCGAGCAGCTCAGGCTGAACGGGACGCTGGATGAAGTAGGGGGAGCCATCGTTATATCGGAGTTGACGGGACGCGTAACGTCGGCTGCTCATATAGAATACCATGCCCGGATCATTGCACAAAAGTTCCTGGCGCGGGAACTGATAAGTTTTTCCAGCGAGATACAGTCTAAAGCTTTTGACGAAACTATCGACGTGGACGATCTTATGCAGGAAGCAGAGGGGAAATTATTTGAAATATCCCAGCGTAACCTGAAAAAGGATGTTACACAGATAGATCCGGTGATAAATGAAGCTATTGAACTGATACAGATTGCCGCAAACAGGAAAGACGGTCTTAGCGGTCTGGAAACAGGCTTTCATGATCTGGACCGGATGACGTCCGGTTGGCAAAATTCCGATTTGATCATTATCGCAGCGCGTCCGGCTATGGGAAAAACGGCATTCGTTTTATCCATGGCGAAGAATATGGCGGTAAGTTATAATACGCCTATTGCGGTGTTTTCTCTGGAAATGTCCAATGTCCAACTGGTAAACCGCCTTATTATCAATACCTGTGAGATTCCGGGTGAAAAGATAAAGAGCGGGCAGCTTGACACGGGAGAGTGGGAGCAGCTTATGACTCGTATCAAATATCTGTTCGACGCCCCTATCTATATTGACGATACGCCCAGTCTGTCGGTTTTCGAATTACGGACGAAAGCCCGTCGTTTAGTGCGTGAGCACCATATCAAGATGATCATTATCGACTACCTCCAGTTAATGAACGCGAGCGGAATGTCTTTCGGCAGCCGTGAACAGGAGGTGAGTACTATATCCCGTTCGTTAAAGCAATTAGCTAAAGAATTGAATATTCCTATTATCGCACTTTCTCAGTTGAACCGTAGTGTAGAGAGCCGGGGAGAAGGGAAGCGGCCCCAGTTGGCCGACTTGCGCGAATCCGGTGCGATAGAACAGGATGCCGATATGGTATGTTTTATTCACCGTCCCGAGTATTATACCAAATCCAGTGAAGACGGAAACGGGATGGATATACGCGGACTGGCGGAAATTATTATTGCCAAGCATCGTAGTGGTGCGACCGGCGATGTCAAACTGAAATTCCGTTCCGAACTGGCCCGGTTCCAGAACTGGGATGAGGATCGTCAGCTTTATTCTTCTTTTGAATCGAAAATGAATACCGAAGAAGTCGGTAATGGGTCTCAATCTAATCCTTTCCTGGGAAAAACCGAAGATTTCCTGAACAATAATAATACGAAAGACGTTCCTTTCTGA
- a CDS encoding valine--tRNA ligase, which produces MNELATKYNPADVEEKWYSYWLENGLFKSKPDGREPYTIVIPPPNVTGVLHMGHMLNNTIQDILIRRARMEGKNACWVPGTDHASIATEAKVVNKLAAKGIKKSDLTREEFLKHAWEWKEEHGGIILKQLRKLGASCDWDRTAFTMDEERSESVIKVFTDLYNKGLIYRGVRMVNWDPKALTALSDEEVIYKEEHSKLYYLRYYIEGEDKYIVVATTRPETILGDSAVCVNPNDERYSFLKGKKVIVPLVNRAVPVIMDEYVDIAFGTGCLKVTPAHDVNDYMLGEKYNLPVIDIFNDNGTISEAGQLYVGMDRFDVRKQISQDLQSAGLLEKAEDYDNKVGYSERTNVVIEPKLSMQWFLKMTEISKPALDAVMNDEIKFHPAKFKNIYRYWMENVKDWCISRQLWWGHRIPAYFLPQGGFVVAESAEEALKLAQEKTGDKTLTIKDLRQDDDCLDTWFSSWLWPISLFNGINAPDNEEINYYYPTNDLVTAPDIIFFWVARMIIAGYEYRQVKPFNNVYFTGIVRDKLGRKMSKSLGNSPDPLELIKTYGADGVRMGLMLAAPAGNDILYDDSLCEQGRNFNNKIWNAFRLVKGWEVNETIKQPESSVIAIEWFDAQLNRTLAEVKDLFSKYRLSEALMAVYKLFWDEFSSWYLELIKPGYQQPIDSKSYQATLGFFETLLKLLHPFMPFITEELWQHIGEHKTGESIMVARMPEPKEYDNAITERFETSKQIIAGIRTVRLQKNIPNKESLLLQVTGEHDKSNDCVIMKLTNLSAIEPVKEKEATAASFLVGTTEYSIPLGNNIDVEAEIKKLEAELSYLQGFLGSVNKKLSNERFVNNAPATVIETERKKRSDAESKIKSLEESIAALKK; this is translated from the coding sequence ATGAACGAACTTGCCACAAAGTACAATCCCGCCGATGTAGAGGAAAAATGGTATAGCTACTGGCTGGAAAACGGATTATTCAAATCTAAGCCCGACGGTAGAGAACCTTATACGATCGTTATACCTCCGCCCAACGTCACCGGAGTGTTGCACATGGGACACATGCTAAATAACACTATACAGGATATACTGATACGCCGTGCCAGAATGGAAGGCAAAAATGCATGCTGGGTACCGGGAACCGACCACGCTTCGATAGCCACCGAAGCCAAGGTAGTAAATAAACTGGCAGCAAAAGGAATCAAAAAAAGCGACCTTACGCGGGAAGAATTCCTGAAACACGCCTGGGAATGGAAAGAAGAACACGGGGGAATTATCCTGAAACAATTACGTAAACTGGGCGCCTCCTGTGACTGGGACCGCACAGCCTTTACTATGGATGAAGAACGTTCGGAAAGCGTTATAAAAGTATTCACCGACTTGTATAACAAAGGGCTTATTTACCGCGGAGTACGCATGGTGAACTGGGATCCTAAGGCCCTGACCGCCCTTTCAGACGAGGAAGTAATTTACAAAGAGGAACACAGCAAACTATATTATCTTCGTTATTATATCGAAGGCGAAGACAAATATATCGTTGTAGCGACTACGCGGCCCGAGACTATTCTGGGAGACTCGGCCGTATGTGTAAATCCCAACGATGAAAGATATTCTTTCCTGAAAGGGAAAAAGGTTATCGTTCCATTGGTAAACCGCGCAGTGCCCGTCATCATGGATGAATATGTGGACATAGCATTCGGTACAGGATGCCTCAAGGTTACTCCGGCACACGATGTGAACGACTACATGCTGGGAGAAAAATATAATTTGCCTGTCATCGACATATTTAACGATAACGGAACGATAAGCGAAGCCGGACAGTTATATGTCGGGATGGATCGTTTCGACGTTCGTAAACAGATCAGCCAGGATCTCCAGTCGGCAGGATTGCTGGAAAAAGCAGAAGATTATGACAACAAAGTCGGTTATTCCGAACGTACCAATGTAGTCATCGAACCGAAACTCTCGATGCAATGGTTCCTGAAAATGACCGAAATATCGAAGCCGGCCCTGGATGCTGTCATGAACGACGAAATAAAATTCCACCCGGCAAAATTCAAGAACATCTACCGTTACTGGATGGAGAACGTAAAAGACTGGTGTATATCGAGACAGCTATGGTGGGGACATCGTATTCCGGCCTATTTCCTTCCCCAAGGCGGATTTGTCGTAGCCGAAAGTGCAGAAGAGGCACTAAAACTGGCACAGGAAAAAACAGGAGACAAAACTCTTACCATAAAAGACCTGAGACAAGACGACGATTGTCTGGATACCTGGTTTTCTTCCTGGTTATGGCCTATCTCCCTATTCAATGGTATAAACGCCCCCGATAACGAAGAAATAAACTATTATTATCCTACGAACGATCTGGTAACTGCACCCGATATTATTTTCTTCTGGGTAGCGCGTATGATTATCGCCGGATATGAATACCGGCAGGTAAAACCGTTTAACAATGTTTATTTTACAGGAATCGTAAGGGATAAACTGGGACGCAAAATGTCCAAATCATTAGGAAACTCGCCCGATCCCCTCGAGCTTATTAAAACTTATGGGGCCGACGGGGTGCGTATGGGGCTCATGCTGGCAGCTCCGGCAGGGAACGATATTTTGTATGATGATTCCTTATGCGAACAAGGGCGTAATTTTAACAACAAAATATGGAATGCATTCCGGCTTGTTAAAGGATGGGAAGTAAACGAGACAATAAAACAACCCGAATCTTCGGTCATCGCTATTGAATGGTTCGATGCACAGTTGAACCGTACACTGGCAGAAGTCAAAGACCTTTTCAGCAAATACAGACTCTCCGAAGCATTAATGGCGGTTTACAAATTATTCTGGGACGAATTTTCCTCCTGGTATCTGGAACTCATAAAACCGGGATACCAGCAGCCTATCGACTCGAAAAGTTATCAGGCCACACTGGGGTTCTTTGAAACACTGCTGAAACTGCTCCATCCGTTTATGCCGTTTATTACAGAAGAATTATGGCAACACATCGGAGAACATAAAACCGGAGAGAGCATCATGGTAGCCAGAATGCCTGAACCTAAGGAATACGACAACGCAATTACCGAACGTTTCGAAACAAGCAAACAAATCATAGCAGGAATACGTACCGTTCGTTTACAAAAAAATATTCCAAACAAAGAATCGCTTTTACTGCAAGTAACGGGTGAACACGACAAATCTAACGATTGTGTGATCATGAAGCTTACAAACTTATCCGCTATAGAACCGGTAAAAGAAAAAGAGGCCACAGCAGCTTCATTCCTCGTAGGGACGACCGAATATTCTATTCCGTTAGGAAATAATATAGATGTAGAAGCCGAAATTAAAAAACTGGAAGCAGAGCTCTCTTATTTACAGGGATTCCTCGGTTCCGTAAACAAAAAGCTAAGTAACGAACGTTTTGTAAATAATGCGCCTGCTACCGTTATCGAGACCGAACGTAAAAAACGATCCGATGCGGAAAGCAAAATAAAATCGTTGGAAGAAAGTATCGCTGCATTGAAAAAATAA
- the dnaJ gene encoding molecular chaperone DnaJ: MEKRDYYEVLEVAKNASADEIKKAYRKKAIQYHPDKNPGDKEAEEKFKEAAEAYEVLSDPDKRSRYDQFGHQGVGGAAGGGGFGAGGMSMEDIFSHFGDIFGGGFGGFSGFGGSSGGGRRQHVNRGSDLRVKVKLTLKEIATGVEKKIKVPKYVSCSYCKGTGAENGTAYTTCTTCNGSGVVTRVQQSFLGPMQTTTTCPTCNGEGRIITKKCPHCNGEGIRREEEVITLNIPAGVAEGMQLTMSGKGNAARHGGINGDLLVVIEEEKHPDLIRDENDLIYNLMLDFTTAALGGSVEVPTIDGKAKVKIEAGTQPGKVLRLRGKGLPSVNRYGVGDLLVNVTVYVPENLSADEKKTIEGFRNSGNFTPSLSVKNRIFSKLRHMFE; this comes from the coding sequence ATGGAAAAAAGAGACTATTATGAAGTGCTGGAGGTCGCAAAAAATGCGTCCGCTGATGAAATAAAAAAAGCATATCGTAAAAAAGCCATTCAATATCACCCCGACAAAAATCCCGGAGACAAAGAAGCCGAAGAAAAATTCAAAGAGGCGGCCGAAGCCTACGAAGTATTGAGCGACCCTGATAAAAGAAGCCGCTACGACCAATTCGGTCACCAGGGTGTAGGAGGAGCCGCAGGCGGAGGAGGTTTCGGTGCAGGCGGTATGTCCATGGAAGATATATTCTCACATTTCGGTGACATCTTCGGTGGAGGATTCGGAGGTTTCAGCGGATTCGGAGGTAGTTCCGGCGGAGGCCGTCGTCAACATGTAAACCGGGGATCGGACCTGCGGGTTAAAGTAAAACTGACCCTTAAAGAAATTGCGACCGGAGTAGAAAAAAAAATAAAAGTGCCCAAATACGTAAGCTGCTCTTATTGTAAAGGAACAGGAGCGGAAAACGGGACAGCCTATACTACCTGTACTACCTGTAACGGTTCCGGAGTAGTCACCCGGGTACAACAAAGTTTCCTGGGTCCTATGCAAACGACTACGACCTGTCCCACCTGTAACGGAGAAGGACGTATTATTACTAAAAAATGTCCTCATTGCAACGGAGAGGGCATAAGAAGGGAAGAAGAAGTCATTACTTTGAATATTCCAGCCGGGGTAGCCGAAGGTATGCAACTTACTATGAGCGGTAAAGGCAATGCTGCCCGTCACGGGGGAATCAACGGCGACCTGTTGGTGGTGATCGAGGAAGAAAAACATCCGGATCTGATTCGGGATGAAAACGACCTGATATATAACCTGATGCTCGACTTTACCACCGCCGCACTCGGAGGATCGGTAGAAGTGCCTACCATAGACGGAAAAGCGAAAGTAAAAATAGAAGCAGGTACACAGCCGGGGAAAGTACTCAGATTAAGAGGAAAAGGTTTGCCTTCCGTTAACCGATATGGCGTAGGGGATCTGCTGGTAAACGTTACGGTATATGTACCGGAAAATCTGTCTGCCGATGAGAAAAAAACAATCGAAGGGTTTAGAAATTCCGGTAATTTCACCCCCTCTTTATCGGTTAAAAACCGTATATTCAGCAAATTAAGACATATGTTCGAGTAA
- the ispE gene encoding 4-(cytidine 5'-diphospho)-2-C-methyl-D-erythritol kinase, with amino-acid sequence MITFPNAKINLGLNIVAKRPDGYHDIETVFYPIPLRDALEIVPSRSGKTELHISGIKIDGDPEKNLIMQAYRSFQSRFDLPPLDIYLHKAIPFGAGLGGGSADAAYMLNMLRTFFKLPISDDELCESASSLGADCPFFIYNHPLMAEGIGDIFTPVNVSLKGYHIILVKPPVAVPTAEAYAKVKPTKPTLRIPDIINKPVTEWKAELVNDFESSVFTAHPDIKKIKETLYNEGADYASMSGSGSAVYGLFREKKNIKKLFPGHLVWDGICEI; translated from the coding sequence ATGATCACGTTTCCTAATGCAAAGATCAATCTGGGTTTGAACATCGTGGCTAAGCGTCCGGACGGTTATCATGACATTGAAACTGTATTTTATCCCATTCCGTTACGCGACGCACTGGAAATAGTTCCTTCCCGCAGCGGGAAAACGGAACTGCATATAAGCGGCATAAAAATAGATGGCGATCCTGAAAAAAACCTGATCATGCAGGCATATCGTTCTTTCCAAAGCCGCTTCGATCTTCCTCCCCTGGATATTTATTTACATAAAGCTATTCCGTTCGGAGCCGGACTGGGTGGAGGGTCGGCCGACGCAGCATATATGCTGAACATGCTAAGGACATTTTTTAAATTACCCATATCGGACGATGAACTATGCGAATCGGCCTCTTCGCTGGGAGCAGATTGTCCGTTTTTTATTTACAACCATCCGCTGATGGCAGAAGGAATCGGTGATATATTCACTCCCGTAAATGTTTCTTTAAAAGGCTATCACATCATATTGGTAAAACCTCCTGTAGCCGTTCCTACGGCAGAAGCATATGCAAAAGTAAAACCGACAAAACCAACATTAAGAATTCCGGATATTATCAATAAACCGGTAACGGAATGGAAAGCAGAACTCGTAAACGATTTTGAATCCAGCGTATTTACCGCTCACCCCGATATAAAAAAAATAAAAGAAACCCTTTATAACGAAGGAGCCGACTATGCATCGATGTCAGGCTCCGGTTCTGCTGTTTACGGCTTATTCCGTGAGAAAAAAAATATTAAGAAATTATTTCCCGGCCATTTAGTCTGGGACGGTATTTGTGAAATTTAA
- a CDS encoding glycoside hydrolase family 10 protein gives MSVRIIPLLLCCLSVLTSMAQQHPKREFRGAWLHTVSQGQYKEMNPEQTRAYLVDQLNKLERAGINAVLFQVRPQADAFYISELEPWSRFVTGTAGQAPTPLWDPLAFMIEECHKRNMELHAWLNPYRVTTSNNEVLPPNHVFYKHPEWFVTYDGKKYFDPGLPQCRDFIVKVVNDIVTRYDVDAIHMDDYFYPYPKPGVPFPDEASYARYGNGMTLGDWRRDNVNKLIEGIHEDIVKTKPWVRFGISPFGIYRNERNMPGGSKTNGLENYGDLYADVLLWTQKGWVDYMLPQLYWTLEHKVASSEVLIYWWNENTNGRHMYVGQDVGRTMDTPDLMEGSNQLAHKIQLSRYLDNIHGNCMWPGYSVTRNYKGIADELANNYHSKPALIPAYTFIDNKAPDEVKSLKAKWTEYGYMLSWKGKNTKDEMQKPVYYCIYRFAEGEPIDLSRGDALVTTTRNTAYKLPYEKGNKSYVYVVTAVDRCHNESVKGKNVKVKL, from the coding sequence ATGTCTGTACGTATTATTCCATTATTGTTATGCTGTTTAAGTGTATTGACTTCTATGGCTCAGCAGCACCCCAAACGCGAATTCAGGGGAGCTTGGTTACATACTGTTTCCCAGGGACAGTATAAAGAGATGAATCCGGAGCAAACCCGGGCTTATCTGGTAGATCAACTGAACAAACTGGAAAGAGCCGGAATTAATGCCGTTCTTTTTCAGGTACGTCCGCAAGCGGATGCATTCTATATTTCGGAACTGGAACCCTGGAGCCGTTTTGTAACGGGTACGGCAGGCCAGGCTCCTACTCCCCTTTGGGATCCTCTGGCTTTTATGATTGAAGAATGTCATAAACGAAATATGGAATTGCATGCGTGGTTAAATCCTTATCGCGTAACCACGTCCAATAACGAAGTGCTGCCTCCTAATCATGTATTTTATAAACATCCGGAATGGTTCGTTACATATGACGGCAAGAAATATTTCGATCCGGGGTTGCCGCAGTGCCGTGATTTTATTGTAAAGGTAGTGAACGATATTGTTACCCGCTATGATGTGGATGCTATTCATATGGATGATTATTTTTATCCTTATCCCAAACCCGGTGTACCGTTTCCCGATGAAGCCAGTTATGCACGTTATGGTAACGGCATGACCCTGGGTGACTGGAGACGTGATAATGTAAATAAACTGATAGAGGGTATTCATGAAGATATCGTGAAGACTAAACCGTGGGTACGTTTCGGTATCAGCCCCTTTGGTATTTACCGTAATGAAAGGAATATGCCTGGCGGAAGTAAAACCAACGGTCTGGAAAACTATGGCGATTTGTATGCCGATGTTCTTTTGTGGACACAAAAAGGATGGGTGGATTATATGCTGCCTCAATTATACTGGACTCTGGAGCATAAGGTCGCCAGTTCCGAGGTTCTTATTTATTGGTGGAACGAGAATACGAACGGCCGTCATATGTATGTGGGACAGGATGTAGGCCGTACGATGGATACCCCCGATCTGATGGAAGGTTCTAACCAGTTGGCTCATAAGATACAATTAAGTCGTTATCTGGATAATATACATGGTAACTGCATGTGGCCGGGATATTCGGTAACGAGGAATTATAAAGGGATAGCCGATGAGCTGGCAAATAACTATCATTCCAAACCGGCATTGATACCGGCATATACGTTTATCGATAATAAAGCACCCGATGAGGTGAAGAGCCTGAAAGCCAAATGGACGGAATACGGGTATATGCTGAGCTGGAAGGGTAAAAATACCAAAGATGAAATGCAAAAGCCTGTTTATTATTGCATTTATCGCTTTGCCGAAGGTGAACCTATCGATCTGAGCAGGGGAGATGCGTTAGTAACGACTACGCGTAATACGGCTTATAAGCTGCCTTATGAAAAGGGAAACAAGTCTTATGTGTATGTAGTGACGGCTGTTGACCGTTGTCACAATGAAAGTGTAAAAGGAAAGAATGTCAAAGTGAAACTTTGA
- a CDS encoding nucleotide exchange factor GrpE, translated as MKKRKDKIMSETKEKYSEKEQKTSASATDDTATKETTEEGVENTPEEKDDTAKLTAALDELKADNEKQKNDYLRLMAEFDNFRKRTLREKADLLKSGGEQCMRNILPIVDDFERGLLAIGESTDVEAVKEGMTLIYNKFKKYLDHNGVKEIPTKDEEFNTEFHEAVTMYPVEDPEQKGKVMDCVQKGYTLNDKVIRFAKVVVGQ; from the coding sequence ATGAAAAAAAGGAAAGATAAAATTATGAGCGAAACCAAAGAAAAGTATTCAGAAAAAGAGCAAAAAACTTCTGCTTCCGCTACAGACGATACGGCCACAAAAGAAACAACCGAAGAGGGTGTAGAAAATACCCCGGAAGAAAAAGACGACACTGCCAAACTGACAGCAGCCCTTGATGAATTGAAAGCCGACAATGAAAAGCAAAAGAACGATTATTTGCGGCTCATGGCCGAATTCGACAATTTTCGTAAACGTACGTTGAGAGAAAAAGCCGATTTACTGAAAAGCGGCGGCGAACAATGTATGAGGAATATTCTTCCTATTGTCGACGACTTCGAACGCGGATTACTGGCCATCGGTGAAAGCACCGACGTTGAAGCCGTTAAAGAAGGCATGACCCTGATATATAACAAATTTAAAAAATACCTCGACCATAACGGGGTAAAAGAGATTCCGACAAAAGACGAGGAGTTCAATACGGAATTCCACGAAGCCGTAACGATGTATCCTGTAGAAGATCCTGAACAAAAAGGTAAAGTAATGGACTGTGTACAGAAAGGTTACACCTTAAACGACAAAGTAATACGCTTTGCCAAAGTAGTTGTAGGACAATAA
- a CDS encoding histidine-type phosphatase, which yields MNRRFFFGGICSLLFALPLYAVNDIREFFKSSDNYKAGPSAVYYFGDTINTPAPKGYKPFHIELMSRHGSRTHHSGKPVINLWKTLSRADSMGILTPEGKRLKNRMDTIYNLMNHRWGDLTPLGSEQHRGIASRMYHRFPDVFSNENGPVRLEAQSTVVPRSMGSMGAFVTELKGLVPSADFFMDPSHSHDNALRCFESPEYDEYMKNGSWKKQMDSFTERHVPYERLMKELFAGDYRKLIANPRTFVTDLYSLAIILPNTDYGLSLYEWFTEDETYEIWSTINFSQYIRKGNSAPGKGLPVAIARPILQDMLNTAQNAVEGKGATANLRFAHGENTIPLAAMLGIKNAAVTEPDPEKVAEVWQDFTYNPMAANIQWILYKNKDGKVLVKVLFNEEEVKLPIGAEKGPYYDWDAFRSYCEKAMAAYPSISPVL from the coding sequence ATGAATAGACGTTTTTTTTTCGGGGGAATATGTTCGCTATTATTTGCACTTCCCCTGTATGCGGTAAATGATATACGCGAGTTCTTTAAGAGCAGTGATAATTATAAGGCCGGACCTTCGGCTGTATATTATTTCGGAGATACTATAAACACTCCTGCTCCGAAAGGATATAAACCATTCCATATAGAGCTTATGTCCCGCCATGGTTCCAGGACTCATCATTCCGGTAAACCTGTAATTAATTTATGGAAAACATTGTCCCGAGCCGATTCTATGGGTATTCTGACCCCGGAAGGCAAGCGTTTGAAAAACCGCATGGATACTATTTATAATTTGATGAATCACCGTTGGGGAGACCTTACCCCTTTAGGATCGGAACAACACAGAGGTATTGCTTCAAGAATGTATCATCGTTTTCCCGATGTTTTTTCGAATGAGAACGGGCCGGTACGGTTGGAAGCTCAGTCAACGGTTGTCCCGAGATCTATGGGAAGCATGGGGGCTTTTGTTACAGAATTGAAAGGGCTGGTTCCCTCTGCCGATTTTTTTATGGATCCCAGTCACTCCCATGATAATGCGTTGCGTTGTTTTGAGAGTCCGGAGTATGATGAGTATATGAAAAATGGTTCTTGGAAAAAACAGATGGATTCTTTTACCGAACGTCATGTACCTTATGAGCGGTTGATGAAAGAGTTGTTCGCGGGCGATTATCGTAAACTTATTGCAAATCCGCGCACTTTTGTTACCGATCTGTATTCTTTGGCTATCATACTTCCTAATACCGATTATGGTTTGTCGCTTTACGAGTGGTTTACCGAAGATGAAACATACGAAATATGGTCTACGATAAATTTTTCTCAATATATACGGAAGGGAAATTCCGCTCCTGGGAAAGGGCTTCCTGTGGCTATTGCCCGCCCGATATTACAGGATATGCTTAATACCGCCCAGAATGCGGTCGAGGGTAAAGGGGCTACGGCCAACCTGCGTTTTGCCCATGGCGAGAATACTATTCCTCTGGCGGCAATGCTGGGTATTAAAAATGCGGCTGTGACGGAACCCGATCCGGAGAAAGTTGCCGAAGTATGGCAGGATTTTACATACAATCCTATGGCTGCGAATATACAATGGATATTGTATAAGAATAAAGACGGAAAAGTACTTGTAAAAGTCCTTTTCAATGAAGAAGAAGTAAAATTGCCTATAGGTGCCGAAAAAGGCCCGTATTATGATTGGGATGCTTTCAGGTCTTATTGCGAGAAAGCGATGGCCGCCTATCCGTCTATTTCTCCTGTTCTGTAG
- a CDS encoding tRNA-dihydrouridine synthase family protein — protein MSAPLLSIHFAPLQGYTQAAYRNAHEKTFGSVDYYYSPFIRIEHNEIRHKDIKDVSPENNPTEKLIPQLIASTPDELRRIAHLLSDMGYTRADINMGCPFPLLTRKHKGSGILPYTQEAENLLRTVLEFPEISFSVKMRSGLTEQKESLELLPVLNELPLSHITLHPRLGYQQYKGIPDREAFRTFYKLCSKPLIYNGDILKISDIQALQASFPKLSGVMIGRGLLLNPALALEYRTGKKLSLNEYKKRIYDLHHSVYTKLEQTFEGGEHQLLAHMKVFWEYPAENFDKKAAKRIKKSARTENYLQAVRELFSEDI, from the coding sequence ATGTCAGCACCTTTACTCTCTATACATTTCGCACCTTTACAAGGTTATACACAGGCTGCATACAGGAATGCACATGAAAAAACGTTCGGAAGCGTAGACTATTATTATTCACCTTTTATCAGGATAGAGCATAATGAAATCCGGCATAAAGATATAAAAGACGTATCACCAGAAAATAACCCGACCGAAAAACTTATTCCGCAACTCATAGCTTCAACCCCGGACGAATTACGACGTATCGCTCATTTGCTATCCGATATGGGATATACCCGTGCCGATATTAATATGGGCTGCCCTTTTCCCCTTCTTACACGCAAACATAAAGGTTCGGGTATATTACCTTATACACAGGAAGCAGAAAATCTGTTACGTACTGTTTTGGAATTTCCCGAAATATCATTTTCGGTAAAAATGCGTTCCGGTCTCACAGAACAAAAGGAAAGCCTGGAACTGCTGCCGGTACTCAATGAGCTGCCCTTATCCCATATTACCCTGCATCCGCGATTAGGATACCAGCAATATAAAGGCATACCGGACAGAGAAGCCTTCCGCACCTTTTACAAACTATGCAGTAAACCGCTTATCTATAACGGCGATATATTGAAAATAAGCGACATACAAGCATTACAAGCAAGTTTTCCTAAATTATCCGGCGTTATGATAGGACGAGGACTCCTCCTCAATCCCGCTCTTGCACTGGAATACCGTACCGGAAAAAAACTTTCCCTAAACGAATATAAAAAAAGAATATACGATTTACATCATTCGGTCTATACAAAACTGGAACAGACCTTTGAAGGAGGAGAACATCAACTGCTTGCGCATATGAAAGTTTTTTGGGAATACCCTGCAGAAAATTTTGATAAAAAAGCGGCAAAACGTATAAAAAAATCGGCACGGACAGAGAATTATTTACAAGCCGTCAGAGAGTTATTTTCGGAAGATATATAA